In a genomic window of Rhododendron vialii isolate Sample 1 chromosome 12a, ASM3025357v1:
- the LOC131311416 gene encoding S-protein homolog 5-like — MEVELVTIVTLPYLLLLFSPRRSSQPASRVPDKPTPLNLRCQSKDDDIGYHTLHTGQDLRWSFNRNFWGTTLFFCHFYWGSKTRVFNVYDSSINYDYCLMTSKGHRTCYWEVRPDGFYVSGNQKSWELMNLWA; from the exons ATGGAGGTGGAGTTGGTTACGATCGTCACATTACCATATTTATTACTACTATTTTCCCCCCGAAGGTCGTCTCAACCAGCTAG TCGTGTGCCAGACAAGCCCACACCATTGAATCTTCGTTGTCAATCTAAGGATGATGATATTGGATACCATACTCTCCATACTGGTCAAGACCTCCGTTGGAGTTTCAACCGAAACTTTTGGGGAACAactctatttttttgtcatttctaTTGGGGCTCCAAAACTAGAGTATTTAATGTCTATGATAGTAGCATCAATTACGATTACTGTCTTATGACTTCCAAGGGTCATAGAACTTGCTATTGGGAGGTAAGACCAGACGGTTTCTATGTTAGCGGAAATCAAAAGTCTTGGGAGCTAATGAATCTCTGGGCATGA
- the LOC131311415 gene encoding sm-like protein LSM1B isoform X1: MSWAGPEDIYLSTSLASYLDKKLLILLRDGRKLLGMLRSFDQFANAVLEGACERVIVGELYCDIPLGLYVIRGENVVLIGELDLEKEELPSHMTRVSEAEIKRVSVIFGVLKLHIFGKIIEYHDALPVLLLRHLS; this comes from the exons ATGTCTTGGGCAGGACCAGAagatatctatctatctacttCTCTTGCAAGCTATCTTGATA AGAAGCTTCTTATATTGCTGCGAGATGGTAGAAAGTTGTTGGGAATGCTTCGTTCTTTCGATCAATTtg CAAATGCTGTTCTAGAAGGTGCATGTGAGCGAGTTATTGTAGGTGAACTGTACTGTGACATTCCATTAGGTCTATATGTAATCCGTGGCGAGAATGTCGTTTTAATCGGCGAACTG GACTTGGAAAAGGAGGAGCTTCCTTCACATATGACTCGCGTATCAGAGGCAGAGATAAAAAGGGTAAGTGTTATTTTTGGTGTCCTCAAACTGCATATATTTGGGAAGATTATTGAGTACCATGATGCACTGCCTGTTCTCTTGCTGAGGCACTTATCGTAG